Proteins encoded in a region of the Flavobacteriaceae bacterium HL-DH10 genome:
- a CDS encoding TetR/AcrR family transcriptional regulator produces the protein MGSVSLNSGRKVQKQKTRLKILNTTQELLKQNQNLSLEDVAKASNISRATIYRYFSNIDLLCSEASLAILTNSTENTFLESQHLPIIDRILYIQDYFNELALNNEAAFRKYLSIYLKEDNSYKTQISRSSRRMAALKLALIPYRNQIDRDVYNKLLSVSTALMGIESIITAKDICNLNNRETKASLAWGLRIILSSIF, from the coding sequence ATGGGCAGTGTTTCATTAAATTCAGGTCGTAAAGTACAAAAGCAAAAAACAAGACTTAAAATTTTAAATACCACACAAGAGTTATTAAAGCAAAACCAAAACTTAAGTCTTGAAGATGTTGCCAAAGCATCAAATATTTCCAGAGCTACTATATATCGCTATTTTTCAAATATTGACTTATTATGCTCTGAGGCAAGTTTAGCCATCTTAACAAATTCTACCGAAAACACATTTTTAGAAAGTCAACACCTTCCCATAATTGATCGCATATTATACATTCAAGATTATTTTAATGAGTTAGCCTTAAACAATGAAGCAGCATTTCGTAAATACTTAAGTATTTATTTAAAAGAAGACAACTCATATAAAACTCAAATCTCTAGAAGCTCAAGAAGAATGGCAGCGTTAAAATTAGCCCTTATTCCTTACAGAAATCAAATTGACAGAGATGTTTATAATAAACTATTATCGGTTTCAACAGCATTAATGGGTATAGAATCTATTATAACAGCTAAAGACATTTGTAATTTAAATAATAGAGAAACAAAAGCTTCTTTAGCTTGGGGTTTAAGAATTATACTAAGTAGTATTTTTTAA
- a CDS encoding methylated-DNA--[protein]-cysteine S-methyltransferase, whose protein sequence is METCIIPSPLGFTKIVGDIDGISSVTVLNSEEKITDIIPIQLEDCVIQLNEYFEGSRKQFDLNLNPQGTDFQKKVWNALLTIPYGKSISYLELSKQLGDVKAIRAVANANGKNPIWIIIPCHRVIGTDGSLTGYAGGLYRKKWLLDHESPFKQLALF, encoded by the coding sequence ATGGAAACTTGCATCATACCATCTCCATTAGGTTTTACTAAAATTGTTGGAGACATTGATGGTATTTCTTCTGTAACTGTATTAAATTCTGAAGAAAAAATAACAGACATAATCCCCATACAATTAGAAGATTGCGTAATTCAATTAAATGAATACTTCGAAGGATCTAGAAAACAATTCGATTTAAATTTAAATCCTCAAGGAACTGATTTTCAAAAAAAAGTATGGAATGCTTTATTAACCATTCCTTATGGTAAAAGCATTTCTTATCTGGAATTATCAAAACAATTAGGTGATGTAAAAGCTATTAGAGCAGTAGCTAATGCCAATGGCAAAAACCCCATTTGGATCATCATTCCTTGTCATCGAGTAATTGGCACAGACGGTAGTTTAACTGGTTATGCTGGTGGTTTATATCGTAAAAAATGGCTTTTAGACCATGAGAGCCCTTTCAAGCAACTAGCGTTATTTTAA
- the hemB gene encoding porphobilinogen synthase, giving the protein MYPIKRNRRLRTNEAIRSLVRETIITPNDFLVPLFVVEGKGIKDEIASMPNYFRYSLDLLEGEVKELWKLGLKSVLLFVKVPDNLKDNKGTEALNPNGLMQRAIKTVKNACPDMVVMTDVAMDPYSSYGHDGIVENGKIINDDTVEVLTEMSLSHAEAGANFVAPSDMMDGRILSIREALEDEGYTDTGIMSYSAKYASSFYGPFRDALDSAPVDLIDVPKDKKSYQMDYGNRFEALRETEMDIDEGADIVMVKPGISYLDILRDIKNEVDVPVAVYQVSGEYAMIKAAAEKGWLNHDQVMMETTTAFKRAGADIIASYFAKDVVKLIS; this is encoded by the coding sequence ATGTATCCAATAAAAAGAAATAGAAGATTAAGAACCAATGAAGCCATTCGCTCTTTAGTTCGTGAAACCATCATTACACCAAACGACTTTTTAGTACCGCTTTTTGTTGTTGAAGGTAAAGGCATAAAAGATGAAATTGCTTCAATGCCAAATTACTTTAGATATAGTTTAGATTTATTGGAAGGTGAAGTGAAAGAACTTTGGAAACTTGGATTGAAGTCTGTTTTGCTTTTTGTAAAAGTACCTGATAACTTAAAAGACAATAAAGGTACCGAAGCTTTAAACCCAAACGGATTGATGCAACGCGCTATTAAAACCGTTAAAAATGCATGTCCCGATATGGTTGTAATGACCGATGTCGCTATGGATCCTTATTCATCGTACGGACATGATGGTATTGTTGAAAACGGAAAAATCATAAACGACGATACTGTTGAGGTTTTAACCGAAATGAGCTTATCTCATGCCGAAGCAGGCGCCAACTTTGTAGCGCCTAGCGATATGATGGATGGTCGTATTTTATCCATTCGTGAAGCTTTAGAAGACGAAGGTTATACAGATACAGGTATTATGAGCTATTCAGCTAAATATGCATCTTCTTTTTATGGTCCTTTTCGTGATGCTTTAGATTCTGCTCCAGTAGATCTGATTGATGTCCCAAAAGACAAAAAATCTTACCAGATGGATTATGGAAACCGTTTTGAAGCACTTAGAGAAACAGAAATGGATATTGACGAAGGTGCCGATATTGTTATGGTAAAACCAGGCATTTCTTATCTTGATATTTTAAGAGACATTAAAAATGAAGTAGATGTACCTGTTGCTGTTTATCAGGTTTCTGGCGAATATGCGATGATAAAAGCTGCTGCCGAAAAAGGCTGGTTAAATCATGACCAAGTGATGATGGAGACGACTACAGCCTTTAAACGCGCTGGTGCAGATATTATAGCGAGTTACTTTGCTAAGGATGTTGTTAAATTGATTTCGTAA
- the hemC gene encoding hydroxymethylbilane synthase, whose protein sequence is MSKTIRIGTRDSELALWQAKIVQSQLENLGHKTELVPVKSTGDLVLDKPLYELGITGIFTRTLDIAMLNNDIDIAVHSLKDVPTILPKGIVQAAVLKRGNVNDTLVFKNNEEFLGAKDAVIATGSLRRRAQWLNRFPTHTIVDLRGNVNSRLQKLEDNDEWNGAIFAAAGIGRIGIRPEEAINLDWMIPAPAQGAIMITALEDDEDIRAACAELNHEETEICTSIEREFLNKLEGGCTAPIGALAYIKDEEINFKGVLLSPDGSKRIDVTRVKKLGEHNDMAQFCADFVIERGGKRLMDIIKNSSKKTNVYSTKAFTEDQRLLFHEKVVADSSDFIKISLNRIHPRFLKNEIRNVIITSKNAVESLITNYSAIELQFKNIYCVGRRTKRLVENKIGKVTHSEKNAKKLAEYLVEYIEGTEVTYFCSDIRLDALPTILEQNNIKVNEIEAYETKYDGLKVDDSVEAVMFYSPSTVESFIQKNKAEVIAFCIGETTANEAKKHFSDVRVAKVPTVESVIELVNEHYV, encoded by the coding sequence ATGTCTAAAACCATAAGAATTGGCACACGCGATAGCGAATTAGCGCTATGGCAAGCCAAAATAGTGCAAAGTCAACTTGAAAATTTAGGTCATAAAACCGAACTCGTTCCTGTAAAATCTACAGGCGACTTAGTTTTAGACAAGCCTTTATACGAATTAGGGATTACTGGTATTTTTACCAGAACATTAGATATTGCTATGCTAAATAACGATATTGATATTGCGGTTCACTCATTAAAAGATGTACCAACCATACTTCCTAAAGGTATTGTACAAGCAGCTGTTTTAAAACGAGGTAATGTTAACGATACTCTGGTTTTTAAAAATAATGAAGAGTTTTTAGGGGCTAAAGATGCTGTTATTGCAACAGGTAGTTTACGCAGACGCGCCCAATGGCTAAACAGATTCCCTACACATACTATAGTAGATTTACGCGGCAATGTAAATTCACGTTTACAAAAGCTTGAAGATAATGACGAATGGAACGGCGCTATTTTTGCAGCAGCTGGTATTGGTCGCATTGGTATAAGACCAGAAGAAGCTATTAATTTAGACTGGATGATCCCTGCTCCTGCACAAGGCGCTATTATGATTACAGCTTTAGAAGACGATGAAGACATTAGAGCTGCTTGCGCTGAATTAAATCATGAAGAAACAGAAATTTGCACAAGTATTGAACGCGAATTTTTAAATAAATTAGAAGGTGGTTGTACGGCTCCTATTGGTGCTTTGGCTTACATAAAAGACGAAGAAATTAACTTTAAAGGGGTTTTATTAAGTCCTGATGGCTCTAAAAGAATAGATGTTACCAGAGTTAAAAAACTAGGCGAACACAATGATATGGCTCAGTTTTGTGCCGATTTCGTTATTGAACGTGGTGGTAAACGCCTCATGGATATTATTAAAAATTCTTCTAAAAAAACAAATGTATATTCTACGAAGGCATTTACTGAAGACCAACGTCTTTTATTTCATGAAAAAGTAGTTGCAGATAGTAGTGATTTCATTAAAATAAGCTTGAATAGAATACATCCACGTTTCTTAAAAAATGAAATTAGGAATGTTATTATTACCAGCAAAAATGCCGTTGAATCTTTAATAACTAATTATTCGGCTATCGAACTACAGTTTAAAAACATTTACTGTGTTGGTCGTCGTACCAAACGCTTAGTTGAAAATAAAATAGGCAAGGTTACACACTCTGAAAAGAATGCAAAAAAACTGGCAGAATATTTAGTTGAATACATTGAAGGCACAGAAGTAACCTACTTTTGTAGCGATATAAGATTAGATGCTTTACCAACTATTTTAGAGCAAAACAACATTAAAGTCAACGAAATTGAAGCCTATGAAACCAAATATGATGGTTTAAAAGTTGATGATTCTGTTGAAGCAGTCATGTTTTATAGCCCGTCAACAGTTGAAAGTTTTATTCAAAAAAATAAAGCAGAAGTTATTGCGTTTTGCATTGGAGAAACAACAGCAAATGAAGCAAAAAAACATTTTAGTGACGTAAGAGTTGCCAAAGTACCAACCGTAGAAAGTGTTATTGAGTTGGTTAATGAGCATTATGTTTGA
- a CDS encoding EI24 domain-containing protein, with product MIKNIISGIKAYFGAFSLISKLKLWKYFVIPMIISFVTALFIGISAYGLSDNIGSFISKAWIWDWGKDTFTTISSFIGGLIIIVIGLILFKHVIMALSAPFMSPVSEKIETHLTGITNHNHRNTSFSQQLWRGIRINGRNLIMELLLTIPILLLKFIPIINIFSTILLFLLQAYYAGFGNMDYTLERHYQYKKSLQFVSKHRGLAIGNGIVFILFLLIPVIGVILVLPLSVTAATLKTVDALQLKNNLPNAA from the coding sequence ATGATTAAAAATATCATTTCAGGAATTAAAGCATACTTCGGTGCTTTCAGTTTAATTTCAAAATTAAAACTCTGGAAGTATTTTGTAATTCCTATGATTATAAGTTTCGTAACAGCACTTTTTATTGGGATTTCAGCATATGGCTTATCTGATAATATTGGAAGTTTCATTTCTAAAGCATGGATTTGGGACTGGGGGAAAGACACCTTTACAACTATAAGTAGTTTTATTGGAGGACTTATCATTATTGTTATCGGTTTAATCCTTTTCAAACACGTTATAATGGCATTATCTGCGCCATTTATGAGTCCCGTTTCCGAAAAAATTGAAACACATTTAACAGGAATCACCAATCATAATCATAGAAACACAAGTTTTTCACAACAGCTTTGGCGAGGTATTCGAATTAATGGTAGAAATCTAATTATGGAACTACTTTTAACTATACCCATTCTACTTCTTAAATTTATCCCCATTATTAATATTTTCTCAACAATATTATTGTTTTTACTACAAGCCTATTATGCAGGTTTTGGCAATATGGATTACACTTTAGAACGTCATTACCAATATAAAAAAAGTCTTCAATTTGTAAGTAAGCATCGTGGTTTAGCCATAGGCAATGGCATTGTTTTTATATTGTTTTTGTTAATTCCGGTAATTGGTGTTATTTTGGTTTTACCGCTATCTGTTACAGCGGCAACATTAAAAACAGTTGACGCACTTCAACTAAAAAACAACTTACCAAATGCAGCTTAA
- the hemA gene encoding glutamyl-tRNA reductase, with amino-acid sequence MQKYNISRSNYFYAIGLSYKKADADIRGHFSLDEDSKLTLLNQAKENNIESLIVTSTCNRTEIYGFAQHPFQLIQLLCDNTKGTVEEFQKVAYIYKNNDAIAHMFRVGSGLDSQILGDFEIISQLKISTKLSRKHGLLNHFTERLVNAVIQASKRIKTETNISSGATSVSFASVQYIFNTVEDVSNKNILLFGTGKIGRNTCENLVKHTENEHITLINRTKDKAEQIAGKFNLLVKDYANLQEEINESDILIVATGAHRPTVDKQIIQSKKPLLILDLSIPKNVNENVEELENVTLVHLDDLSKITDQTLEARKQHIPLAETIIEEVKAEFNSWLETRKFAPTIKALKHKLSDFASAELDTQRKKLSDFNEAQAELISNNIIQKITNHFAHHLKDDTISTDESLELIKKVFQLEPSKKNV; translated from the coding sequence ATGCAGAAGTACAATATTTCAAGAAGTAATTACTTTTATGCTATTGGTTTGAGTTATAAAAAAGCCGATGCAGACATAAGAGGGCACTTTAGTTTAGACGAAGACTCTAAGCTAACGCTTCTAAATCAAGCAAAAGAGAACAATATAGAAAGCTTAATAGTTACTTCTACTTGTAACAGAACCGAAATTTATGGTTTTGCTCAACACCCCTTCCAACTTATTCAATTACTTTGTGATAATACAAAAGGTACCGTTGAAGAGTTTCAAAAAGTTGCCTACATATACAAAAACAACGATGCTATTGCTCACATGTTTCGTGTTGGTTCTGGTTTAGATAGCCAGATTTTAGGTGATTTTGAAATTATTAGTCAGTTAAAAATAAGCACTAAACTTTCAAGGAAACACGGTTTACTTAATCATTTTACGGAACGCTTAGTAAATGCTGTTATTCAAGCCAGTAAACGTATTAAGACTGAAACAAATATTTCGTCAGGAGCAACTTCAGTATCATTTGCTTCTGTTCAATATATTTTCAATACTGTTGAAGATGTTTCTAACAAAAATATATTACTATTCGGAACTGGAAAAATAGGAAGAAACACTTGTGAAAACCTAGTAAAACATACCGAAAACGAACATATTACTTTAATTAATAGAACTAAAGATAAAGCAGAACAAATTGCTGGAAAATTTAATTTATTGGTTAAGGATTATGCTAATTTACAAGAAGAAATTAACGAGTCTGACATATTAATTGTAGCTACTGGTGCGCATCGTCCAACAGTAGACAAACAAATTATTCAATCTAAAAAACCACTTCTAATTTTAGATTTATCGATTCCTAAAAATGTAAATGAAAATGTTGAAGAGTTAGAGAATGTAACACTTGTTCATTTAGATGATTTATCAAAAATTACCGATCAAACTTTAGAAGCACGTAAACAGCATATTCCTTTAGCTGAAACTATTATTGAGGAAGTTAAAGCCGAATTTAACAGTTGGTTAGAAACCAGAAAGTTTGCTCCAACTATTAAAGCTTTAAAACATAAACTAAGTGATTTTGCTTCAGCCGAGTTAGACACACAACGCAAAAAATTATCTGACTTTAATGAAGCCCAAGCCGAATTAATTAGTAATAATATTATTCAAAAAATAACCAATCATTTCGCGCATCATTTAAAAGATGATACGATTTCTACAGACGAGAGTCTAGAACTTATAAAAAAAGTGTTCCAGTTAGAACCTTCAAAAAAAAATGTCTAA
- the hemF gene encoding oxygen-dependent coproporphyrinogen oxidase encodes MKDKFYQYIQDLQESITSKLQEIDGKAKFQEDIWERPEGGGGRTRVIENGNVFEKGGVNISAVHGKLPDTMQKMFKVGEADFFACGLSLVLHPKNPMVPTVHANWRYFEMYDENKNIINQWFGGGQDLTPYYLFDEDAKHFHQTCKTACDKHNAEFYPKYKARCDEYFYNAHRNEGRGVGGLFFDYCKASEDMTMDNWYNFVTEVGNSFLEAYVPIVEKRKELPYTDEQRKWQEIRRGRYVEFNLVHDKGTLFGLKTNGRIESILMSLPPHVQWVYNHHPEAGSEEERLINILQNPIDWVAP; translated from the coding sequence ATGAAAGATAAATTTTACCAATACATACAAGATTTACAAGAAAGTATCACTTCAAAACTTCAAGAAATTGACGGGAAAGCTAAATTTCAAGAAGACATTTGGGAACGACCAGAAGGTGGTGGTGGACGTACTCGTGTTATTGAAAACGGCAACGTTTTTGAAAAAGGCGGTGTTAATATTTCAGCTGTTCATGGCAAATTACCAGATACCATGCAAAAAATGTTTAAGGTAGGTGAAGCCGATTTTTTTGCCTGCGGGTTAAGTTTAGTGTTACATCCAAAAAACCCGATGGTGCCTACAGTCCATGCGAATTGGCGTTATTTTGAAATGTATGATGAAAACAAAAACATTATCAACCAATGGTTTGGTGGCGGACAAGATTTAACACCCTATTATCTATTTGATGAAGATGCTAAACATTTTCATCAAACTTGCAAAACGGCTTGTGACAAACACAATGCAGAATTTTACCCTAAATACAAGGCACGTTGCGATGAATATTTTTATAACGCACACCGTAATGAAGGTAGAGGTGTAGGTGGTTTGTTTTTCGATTATTGTAAAGCATCAGAAGATATGACCATGGACAACTGGTACAACTTTGTTACCGAAGTTGGAAATAGCTTTCTAGAGGCTTATGTCCCTATTGTTGAAAAACGAAAAGAATTGCCATATACAGACGAACAACGGAAGTGGCAAGAAATACGTCGTGGGCGTTATGTAGAATTTAACTTGGTTCATGATAAAGGCACTTTATTCGGACTAAAAACCAACGGACGTATAGAAAGTATTTTAATGAGTTTACCGCCTCATGTTCAGTGGGTTTATAATCATCATCCTGAAGCGGGAAGTGAAGAAGAACGATTAATAAATATATTACAAAACCCTATAGATTGGGTAGCCCCTTAA
- the hemE gene encoding uroporphyrinogen decarboxylase, producing MSIKNDLFLRALKGETVNRPPVWMMRQAGRYLPEFMAIKEKYDFFTRCQTPELASEITVQPIRRYGMDAAILFSDILVIPQAMNIEVQMKPNFGPYLPNPIRSQKDVDNVIVPDVKEALNYVYEAIKATKEKLNDEIPLIGFAGSPWTILCYCVQGQGSKNFDKAKEFCFTNPIAAHQLLQKITDTTIAYLKEKVKAGCNAVQVFDSWGGMLSPVDYQEFSWQYIQQIIDALKDDAPVIAFGKGCWFALDEMAKSGASALGVDWTCSARNARYLTGGNITLQGNFDPTRLFSPPTEIKKMVHQMINEFGKDKYIVNLGHGILPNIPLNHAKAFIDAVKEYKSPS from the coding sequence ATGAGTATTAAAAACGATTTATTTTTAAGAGCATTAAAAGGAGAAACCGTAAACCGTCCACCCGTTTGGATGATGCGTCAAGCTGGTCGTTATTTACCAGAATTTATGGCAATAAAAGAAAAATACGATTTCTTTACACGTTGCCAAACTCCAGAATTAGCAAGTGAAATTACCGTACAACCTATTAGACGATACGGTATGGATGCTGCAATATTATTCAGCGATATTTTAGTTATTCCACAAGCTATGAACATTGAGGTACAAATGAAACCTAATTTTGGACCTTATCTTCCTAATCCTATTCGCTCTCAAAAAGATGTTGATAACGTCATCGTACCAGACGTAAAAGAAGCTTTAAATTACGTTTACGAAGCCATAAAAGCTACTAAAGAAAAACTTAATGATGAGATTCCATTAATAGGATTTGCAGGTTCTCCTTGGACAATTCTATGCTATTGTGTGCAAGGTCAAGGCAGTAAAAACTTCGACAAAGCCAAAGAATTTTGTTTCACCAATCCTATTGCGGCACATCAATTATTACAAAAAATAACAGATACTACCATTGCCTATTTAAAAGAAAAAGTAAAAGCAGGTTGTAATGCTGTACAAGTATTCGATTCTTGGGGAGGTATGTTATCACCTGTCGATTATCAAGAATTTTCATGGCAATATATACAGCAAATCATCGATGCTTTAAAAGATGATGCTCCCGTAATTGCTTTTGGTAAAGGTTGTTGGTTTGCTCTTGACGAAATGGCTAAATCTGGTGCTTCGGCTTTGGGTGTAGACTGGACATGTTCTGCAAGAAATGCACGTTACTTAACCGGAGGAAACATTACGCTTCAAGGTAATTTTGATCCAACACGTTTGTTTTCACCACCAACAGAAATAAAGAAAATGGTACACCAAATGATTAATGAGTTTGGCAAAGACAAATACATTGTAAACCTTGGTCATGGTATTTTACCTAACATTCCGTTAAATCATGCCAAAGCGTTTATTGATGCTGTAAAAGAATATAAAAGCCCTTCTTAA
- a CDS encoding GNAT family protein, with amino-acid sequence MQLNFGNFYIKPIQIKDAWSLCNFIVSNEDRLKRYFSKTLEQNLTPTLSNIFVEKKIKQFNLKEEFLFTIKENETNQLVGLVYIKELNWTKKQGEFAYCIDYSFEDKGITTHAIKILSDYAFDEIGLKTLQIIVYKTNIASIKVAENCNFIRKRTLENEFTPSGEKAIDMELYELYSEIE; translated from the coding sequence ATGCAGCTTAATTTCGGCAACTTCTACATAAAACCTATACAAATTAAAGATGCTTGGAGCCTTTGCAATTTTATAGTATCTAATGAAGACCGATTAAAACGTTATTTTTCAAAAACATTAGAACAAAATTTAACGCCTACCTTATCTAATATTTTCGTTGAAAAAAAGATAAAACAATTCAACTTAAAAGAAGAATTCTTATTTACCATCAAAGAAAACGAAACGAATCAATTAGTTGGTTTAGTTTATATTAAAGAGTTAAACTGGACTAAAAAACAAGGAGAATTTGCCTATTGTATTGATTATAGCTTTGAAGATAAAGGCATCACAACTCATGCCATAAAAATTTTATCAGACTACGCTTTTGATGAAATCGGATTAAAAACACTTCAAATAATCGTTTATAAAACAAATATTGCAAGTATAAAAGTTGCTGAAAACTGTAATTTTATACGAAAAAGAACACTAGAAAACGAATTTACACCATCAGGTGAAAAAGCTATAGATATGGAACTCTATGAATTGTATAGTGAAATAGAATAA
- a CDS encoding AraC family transcriptional regulator — MVNDKINNKNVAKGSFEETKVDDGFLVLVHKNDKSVAQSIEKYIDSDYIQFHFCLKGSSKFLFNEGRYALNVFEENSLLLYNPKQDLPINLQVEPNSWIVSVLISIKKFHGLFSQEADYISFLNNDNKDKKYYKDGIISPSMAIALNQLINYNLNHSIKSLYFKGKAYELLSLYFNRSEDANIEQCPFLVDETNVIKIRKAKDIIVSRIAEPPSLQELADEIGLSLKKLKEGFKQIYGDSVFSFLFDYKMEVARKLLEAGNDNVNEVGLKVGYSTSSHFIAAFKKKYGTTPKKYIMSLN; from the coding sequence ATTGTGAATGATAAAATTAACAATAAAAATGTCGCTAAAGGTTCTTTTGAAGAAACAAAAGTTGATGATGGATTTTTGGTATTAGTTCATAAAAATGATAAAAGTGTCGCTCAAAGTATTGAAAAATACATAGATAGCGATTATATACAATTTCATTTTTGTCTCAAAGGGTCAAGTAAGTTTCTTTTTAACGAAGGAAGGTATGCTTTAAATGTTTTTGAAGAAAATTCATTATTGCTTTACAATCCAAAACAGGATTTGCCAATTAACCTGCAAGTGGAACCTAATTCTTGGATAGTTTCCGTATTAATTTCTATTAAAAAGTTTCATGGATTATTTTCTCAAGAAGCCGATTATATTTCATTTTTAAACAATGATAATAAGGATAAGAAGTATTATAAAGATGGTATCATTTCGCCATCTATGGCCATTGCTTTAAATCAGCTAATTAATTATAACTTAAATCACTCAATAAAGTCATTGTATTTTAAAGGGAAGGCTTATGAGCTTTTAAGTTTATATTTTAATAGAAGTGAAGATGCTAATATTGAGCAATGTCCGTTTTTGGTTGATGAAACTAATGTTATTAAAATTAGAAAAGCCAAAGATATTATTGTTTCTAGAATAGCTGAACCTCCTAGTTTGCAAGAGCTTGCCGACGAAATAGGGTTAAGTCTTAAAAAGCTTAAAGAAGGATTTAAACAAATTTATGGGGATTCGGTGTTTAGTTTTTTGTTTGATTATAAAATGGAAGTAGCCAGAAAATTATTAGAAGCAGGAAATGATAATGTTAATGAAGTTGGGCTTAAAGTAGGATACAGTACTTCCAGTCATTTTATTGCAGCATTTAAAAAGAAATATGGAACAACACCAAAAAAATATATAATGTCCTTAAATTAG
- a CDS encoding hemolysin family protein — protein sequence MSTLIFWATISIFFSFLCSILEAVLLSITPTFINVKKQEGKVYALILESLKKDVDKPLIAILTLNTIAHTLGAMMVGIEAEKLPFKIELFGINTVGVVSAIMTFLILVASEIIPKTIGATYWKKLANFTSKALTVLIFPLKWTGILWLLQLTTKLIGGKGHGSILSRETFMVMTDMAHEEGVFLESESKVIKNLLTFKDVMAKNVMTPRTVMKTENENSSVEAFFNKNLNLRFSRIPIYSDTEDNIKGLVLKDDVFKEMALGNGAKKLSEIKRDIIIVDRNIAIPTLFEKLVATRNHMALVVDEYGTVSGIVTMEDVIETLLGLEIMDESDNVSDLQIQARKNWEARAKKLGILENPKTED from the coding sequence ATGAGCACACTAATTTTTTGGGCAACTATTTCTATTTTCTTTTCTTTTTTATGCTCGATCCTTGAAGCTGTATTATTAAGTATTACACCCACCTTTATAAATGTAAAGAAACAAGAAGGTAAAGTTTATGCTTTAATTCTTGAATCGTTAAAAAAAGATGTAGACAAGCCTCTAATTGCTATATTAACATTAAACACCATAGCGCATACATTGGGAGCCATGATGGTAGGTATTGAAGCAGAAAAACTACCTTTTAAAATTGAATTATTTGGCATTAATACCGTTGGTGTTGTATCTGCAATTATGACGTTTTTAATTCTTGTCGCTTCTGAAATTATACCAAAAACTATTGGTGCAACGTATTGGAAAAAACTGGCTAATTTTACATCTAAAGCGCTTACTGTTTTAATTTTTCCTTTAAAATGGACAGGTATTTTATGGCTATTACAACTTACAACTAAACTTATTGGAGGTAAAGGTCATGGTAGTATATTAAGTCGAGAAACTTTTATGGTAATGACCGATATGGCTCATGAAGAAGGTGTATTTCTAGAAAGTGAAAGCAAGGTTATAAAAAACCTTTTAACCTTTAAGGATGTTATGGCAAAAAATGTTATGACTCCTAGAACGGTTATGAAAACCGAAAATGAAAACTCAAGCGTTGAAGCGTTTTTTAATAAAAATCTGAACCTGCGTTTTTCAAGAATCCCTATTTATAGCGATACCGAAGATAATATTAAGGGGCTTGTTTTAAAAGATGATGTGTTTAAAGAAATGGCTTTGGGCAATGGCGCAAAAAAGCTATCAGAAATTAAACGAGACATTATTATAGTAGATCGTAATATTGCTATACCGACGCTTTTTGAAAAATTAGTTGCCACTAGAAATCACATGGCTTTAGTGGTTGATGAATATGGTACTGTTAGTGGTATAGTAACTATGGAAGATGTTATTGAAACATTGCTTGGTTTAGAAATTATGGATGAAAGCGATAATGTATCAGATTTACAAATCCAAGCCAGAAAAAACTGGGAAGCAAGAGCCAAAAAATTAGGTATTTTAGAAAATCCTAAAACTGAAGACTAA